The Spodoptera frugiperda isolate SF20-4 chromosome 25, AGI-APGP_CSIRO_Sfru_2.0, whole genome shotgun sequence genome includes the window GACTGACGAACGAATGAAATGCAATGCAAATACGTTACGCGATAGGATAGGAGCAGTTGGATTTTGCAATACTTCATGATACTGGGTACTGTCAAAGTGAGAACAGGTGCCGCCTAGTATCGAAATCTACCTGTTCTTGGGATCTGTTCTAATAAATACGACTCATCTCATAGGTGGCAGTGCAAGGGTGACGCGGTGGTGGTATCGTGAACACGTACCCTAACGCACGTCTGGTTGTCCCATAcctatcaaaaaacaaaaaacagagTTGTGTAAATCCTCTGATCAGAGTGCCAAGCACGAATAACTGTCGCATTCGTAATGTAAATGTATCGAGACGACGATACGTCATGAGTCGTTAACGGAGTGTGGCAGCACGAAGCCTATCCTTTCAACTATCGAGAGCTCGAATCGAATTCGATAGTGACGTCATGCTAATGTAAACTAGAGAAGCAGCCAAGTGAACGATTTGAATGACTTGTTGAACATAAAGATTTcgtctgaaaactaaattaaattttaaatatatttccaccTTTGTCTACACGTTTTACGACATAATATttaggaaataaatattaattatgtgtaaaaagttcttaaagcgagttaaaagaaatataacatgacattatctatgaaaaaactaagtacttagtttcataaatttatatattttttttatgatttccgaACGTCGTATTTGACATTACCGCCGACATTTGCCGGTTGATTGTTTGcaaatattgtttgttacatttaaaactttaaaacaaagtataaaatgAGGACAAGTCAACTCCAATATAAGATAATGGTGGAATTCATGGAAaggtaagttttataataaaaaaaatcaaaattttcgTTTGACTAGATCCTTGTTTGTGctggaaaataatttaatgtgtttCAATTTCTAATGTCAGGAATGGAGATTTGTCTAAACCCTCGGGCGGCCCCCGGGGTCGCAGTTACATCCAGGCCAAATCGAAGGAGCTCACCTCAAAATTAAATAGTGAAGGCTCGGGAGAACCTAGGTCTGAGGAAAAGTGGAGAAAAGTATGTTAActcgtacatttttattattacttgctTTGCACCTATATGTTTGTGTTACATTTCCTGTTTTTGCTTGGAAACTTCTgcttcatttttcattttttttattttgctaagaTTTGGagcgattacaaaaataattgtaaaaagaaGTGTGCGAAAATTAGCAGGGCAGCTAATGGCATTGGTGGTGGGCCTGCACTCCAATTATGTTTGACTGACCTTGAAAACAGGGTCATGCAAATAGTTGGAGTGCAAGCGGCTACTGGCATGGCAGTGCAAGAAGCTGGCTTTAATTTGGTTtgcttattacattatttaagttttatctaattattaagttaatattGATTAGTTGATGATTATATAAATCTGATTACAGGTGGAAGATGGTGATGGGACAGAGGCTCTAACTGCAACCATAATAATTGAAGAACAAAATaagggtaaaataaataaatattctgttttgttCACACATGTAGCGCATTGTACACCATAACATATTGTCAGCTTGGTGAAAATGCATACTGCAGACAGAGTCCGTGTCCATAATATGGCAAAAAGTGAACATACTCACAGTCAACAGCGGACAATATGTTCATGTCCTTGCctttaatatttgatgtattatgTTTATCTTTTTACAGATTGGAATATTCCTGGGACCAGCAGCGAGATAACTGTATTCCCACCATTCACCGTTCCCCACGAAGCCTGCCCTTCGCCAGTGCCTCCACCaacaccaccaaccaccaatcCTCCAATCGAGGAAGAGAGCTGGAAGCCTCCACCAGCGAAAAAGTCCAAagctagtttaattaaaatgtgtgtAGAGAATGACAAGAATGCTAGAGAGTATGCTAGGGAGCGTGAGAAAAGATATGATATGATAGAACAAGAGCGTTTGGATTTGCGACGAGAGGAGTTAAGAATAAGAGAGATGGAGATACAAGAGAGGGTAAGACAGAGAGATGCAGAGCTCTCTTTACAGGCTCAGTGGCAGGAAATTACGAAAGAGGCACAGgaggttttaaaaaaatttttagaaaaataggAAGATTAGGGTATTGAtgtattgataattttattttaagggttAAGATTaggttaaattagtttttaaggtagttaagttagttatatatacattttattaattaatttaagttagttatatatacattttataataaaacacttgaaTTATGTATGAAGTCTATTCTGGCAACCAAAATGTTGCGAAGTGCCCTTCCTCTAACCAAATCATCTCCTCTTTCATTTTCATGATTTGCCTCAGTAGAGGTATCAGGCGAACCTTGTGGGTGGGTTGTTGTGGTTGTTTCTGATTGTGGCTcaggtacattaaaattaatagccAAATTGTGTAAGACACAGCAAGCCATTATGATTTTCGCACATTTTTCAGGGGTATAATGCAGTGTGCGGTCTTTGGACAAGCATCGCCACCGGTTTTTCAGGCGTCCAAACGTGTTTTCGACCATAAACCTGGTTTTTCCGTGCGCCACATTATATTTGGACGCAGGAGTTCCCTCTACCGCATCCAAAATGGGCGTCATTAGCCATCGTCGCTGAGGGTAGCCAGAATCacctgtaaaaaaatacatatattattaaaaaaaaacataatgctTACAGTTTTACCCCCTGCTCGGCTCAATGATTTCATCttatcataaaattatgtagaaTGTCTATGTACTTACCTAACAACCATACTTGTTCATGGTTCCGGTGTAACTCCTGCATGTAACTATTGGCTCCACTGTTATCCCAAATGAAGGCATCATGCGTGGCTCCTTCATATTTggcatttacatttaatatctGGCAGTCACTGTCACAAATctaaaatgaaatcaaaatcaTTACAAATCTTTCAATTCATTTTCATAACCTTGCCACAAGTACCTACTAATTGCTTAGTTGTGAGGGTTAAGTCATACTTACCATTTGCACATTCAGAGAATGGAAATGTTTTCGGCAGTAAAACAAATGTTCCCTCTCCTTGTTtggtgtaaaaatataaaagtggcAGCCATCAATACATCCTACCACACCAGGAAAGCCATACTTGGAAAAAAATCTGCAacaaaacaattatacatacataattgattctctttatttacctttacacttgttatgtacatttttaaatatttctataaaaatatggaAAGCAGTATTCTACCAGTAATGGGAGAttctacttataattaaaatataataatatttatttaaaccaagttattttcttattaataacaatttacagTGTTAACATAGGTAATGTTCATGTGATACTAACTTGTTTTTTACTGCATCTCTTTCAAGTCTTGACTTTGGGAATTTTATAAAAGTGTTTAATATCCTAGGGGATATAAGTGCTTCAGTCACTTCTTTGACACATTTGCTTACAGTGGTTTGGCCCAAATACTTAGCATTGCCAACCAAACGCTGGTAAGATCCAGAGGCATAAAAGGATAGCGCACTAAGAACctgtaacattattattaattatataataatttaataaattatttacataatttgatGTAAATCAGTAACAGCACAGAATCAAAAACCAtgctcagtatatggtaatagactcACTTCCccttacatacctacttactcaTAACAGTGAAAGGAAATGTGATATTGaacaaatgttatgttttaacttttattcCATCCATTTAGTACtattacctatttactttaTTGGCAAGATTCTTACCTTAAGCTCAAAACTGACTCTTGAACTTGCTTTCAAATTCGATTTTGCTTTTAATTGTTCACAAAGGAACTTGAAAGCATCTTTAGTCAGCCTGTACCTGTTTTTAAACTCAGTGTCGGTCATATCCATTGGATTTACCGACTTTCTGAGTATAGTTCGGCGTCTGATTTCGCTGCAACAATTAGTTGATTCGTATTATTTTCTGTGTgagtgaaaaaatataatttggatAGTTAGGTACTTACGTAGTTTCTCTTAAAACCTCTTCTCCAAGTAAAATAGCAGCAATCAAAGTACATGTTGTACTTTGCTGATACAACGGCGGtcttggcattttataaaaGCTCACAATAACTAAATCTCAcaataactataatatttttatgttatttgtacCTTTCTCACCGTCAAATTCTGAGTGACAAATGTTTCGAGTCGTTTCGATAGCCAGCCTTCGAAATGTACGTTACCGGACGTCAAAAGCTCGTTCGTGCTTCcaatttatatcaaaatgttcTAGGTTTCGATAGCAATACGATACGATTACTATAGGATAGTTGTCAAAAACATTCGTGCTTGCGACATTTAGTTCCTTTTACGCACGGTAGGGGCGCTGTTCAAATCTCATAGAAAATTCTTTCGATTGCGATACGAACACTTTCTCGATAGTTTTCGTGCTTAGCAcacagtacctctaccatgagtttgaagcaatagtatttgacgatagtcgctagcgacgacgtaaattttttgtatggcaaattttagttccacaggtgaccggtagaggcgttgtaaaatttgctacctatacaaaaaatttacatcgtcgctagcgactatatACAACTACTATTCCTTCAAACTCATGTACCTCTGTACAGAGGTGTGATGCCATGCGATATGATGCACGGCATGTCAACTGTCAACACGCAACATGGTATTTGAGCACAAAATGTTCTTTAGTGTAACGACACGACCCTTGCACCGTCACCGCGCCGATATGCTGTATACACGACGCtgacaaatctttattttcatataaattttatttaataaacagacCGGTGCAAAATGCTTGTTGTTATTTACCTGTTTATACCTGGCAACCCAATAGTTGTGACCGGAAAAGAATAGGCAACCTAACGTTTGCATATTCTATGGGCTTCATACTTTCGATTGGTATAGAATTTGTTTATAATCACACCggtgaaatgtttaaaaatatttttttttttcaataattaattaatcttagtCTGGACTGAAATTTGTTAGGCAACCCATTTGCAACATATTTATTGAGTtgttaactttaatataatatatgtttcattaaataaccATCTCGGTGAAGGTCGTTCTATGTCGGGATCTTAGGCTATATAAagggtttttcaacaagaactttgtttttaattagagcaataccaagaacgtggcagtttttgatatttaatttttggcggtattcgtagtaggtgctttggcaattgctacaatgaattcaatttcgctcaaaaatcgcattaaaataatacaaattcactatgaaaatggtcgttctgttaaagttacatttcgtaaaattcgtgatattttcGGGCAACATAATCGTCCTTCTGAGATCGCTATCAAGAATTTGGTCGCGAAATTTGAGTCGACAGTCTCGGTACAAAATGTGCCAACACCAACACGTGTTTGACCGAGTCGTTCAACAGAAAACATCGCTGCCGTGAGCCACAGTGTTGAAGAAGATCAAAAATGATCAATTTCACGACGTTCTCAACAATTGGGGTTATCCAAAAGCACAACATGGCGAATTTTACTAAAGGATTTGGCTTTGAAGCCTTACAAGATTCAACTGGTGCAGGAATTGAAGCTGAACGACCATTCAAATCGCCGTAGAATATCCTAAAGCAATTATTGAGAAGCCTTTGCATGCTCAACGTGTCACTGTGTGGTGTGCTATGTGGTCTGGAGGTGTGATTGTTAGGaaagtgattaaaaattttaatgaatagaTCAACATCTGTCAGCGTGGTCCTGGTGGACATTTTTCAGatatcatttttcattcataattgccaaacttttctctttttaatacaataaaaattttattcattttccaccaaattctttattttattttgttttaaaaaacaaagttcttgttgaaataccctGTACAAATCACATGCAAAAGGGGTCGAGGCTTATAATAAGACCTTTCACAACCATGAAGTGTGCAAATATATATGGGAATATTTCATACTACAAGTATAATTAGTCTGGCCATAAATACtgttacacttaaaaataaaaaaaatatattacatttgaatttcgaatctgtcatttttatacgattgttAATTGTGTTTTCTCATTTTGGCGCaaatacattgtacaatattaaaatggagTGGGGTGATAAAGAGAACCGAATCGCTGTGATTGCATTACATAAAGTAGGTATGGAGCCAAATGCAATTTTTAAAACTCTCCATACACGTGGTATTGTACCGGGCTATTAATAGGTACAATGAGACTTCCTCTGTTTATGACAGAAAAAGATCTGGCCGTCCACATAATGTTcgtacaaaaaacaaaatgaccgTATTTATGCCCAAAGCTCTAAGGAAGCTTCCCAATTAATCGACAGAGTGCAACGTGGACATTATCCGACTTCAGTGATGGTTTGCTGGAGTGTTAGCTATGAAGGAGTGACTGAgccatatttttgtgaaaaaggtATCAAAACACCCAACAAACATTATGGCTGCAAATAGAGCTTACTTTAGAACCTAAAGTGTTATGAAGGTAGAATAGTAGCTGCAATTATAGATTCAGGCGCCAAAAGagtgttagtaataaaatataacgcttaTAGTAACAAAGCAGGTTTATAAGAGCAATATATGGAGGTTAAACGCGTAGAGCAGCGATTATTATCCCTACAATACAGACCAAAGCTTCTGTGTTATAGCTTTGAGCGAATTTTACGACTATAAGATCTATATAAGAAATTAACATTTACTATTAACTTCTAAAGTTCTAAGCAAGCTACCACAAACT containing:
- the LOC118267450 gene encoding uncharacterized protein LOC118267450, with protein sequence MFVLHFLFLLGNFCFIFHFFYFAKIWSDYKNNCKKKCAKISRAANGIGGGPALQLCLTDLENRVMQIVGVQAATGMAVQEAGFNLVCLLHYLIYLFTDWNIPGTSSEITVFPPFTVPHEACPSPVPPPTPPTTNPPIEEESWKPPPAKKSKASLIKMCVENDKNAREYAREREKRYDMIEQERLDLRREELRIREMEIQERVRQRDAELSLQAQWQEITKEAQEVLKKFLEK
- the LOC118267441 gene encoding putative nuclease HARBI1; this encodes MLQVLSALSFYASGSYQRLVGNAKYLGQTTVSKCVKEVTEALISPRILNTFIKFPKSRLERDAVKNKFFSKYGFPGVVGCIDGCHFYIFTPNKEREHLFYCRKHFHSLNVQMICDSDCQILNVNAKYEGATHDAFIWDNSGANSYMQELHRNHEQVWLLGKYIDILHNFMIR